One window of the Fibrobacter sp. UBA4297 genome contains the following:
- a CDS encoding nucleoside deaminase, with protein sequence MQEELKNITDEDKRFMQMAIQLSVDNVDNGGGPFGAVIVKDGEVVATGANRVVPNNDPTAHAEVTAIRNACAKLGTFMLDGCTVYTSCEPCPMCLSALYWARVKRICYANTKADAAAIEFDDSFIYDQLDLPYEKRAIKCDHFMRNEALVAFKKWATKTDKTRY encoded by the coding sequence ATGCAAGAAGAATTGAAGAATATTACGGATGAAGACAAGCGTTTTATGCAGATGGCGATTCAGTTGTCCGTCGACAATGTCGATAATGGCGGCGGTCCGTTTGGTGCTGTGATTGTCAAGGATGGCGAAGTCGTGGCGACGGGTGCAAATCGCGTTGTGCCGAATAACGACCCGACGGCTCATGCTGAGGTAACTGCAATTCGCAATGCTTGTGCAAAACTCGGAACTTTCATGCTGGACGGCTGTACTGTTTACACGAGTTGCGAACCTTGTCCGATGTGCCTGAGCGCTTTGTATTGGGCTCGAGTCAAACGCATCTGCTACGCCAATACAAAAGCCGATGCCGCGGCCATCGAATTCGACGATTCTTTTATCTATGACCAACTCGATTTGCCGTACGAAAAACGTGCTATCAAGTGCGATCATTTTATGCGAAACGAAGCGCTCGTCGCGTTCAAAAAGTGGGCGACAAAGACGGACAAAACCCGTTATTAA
- a CDS encoding TM2 domain-containing protein — protein sequence MPATGEHNKWIALALCILLGYLGMHRFYEGKIWTGILWLCTGGLCGVGIIVDAILIVMKPEHY from the coding sequence ATGCCCGCTACTGGTGAACACAACAAATGGATTGCACTCGCCCTCTGCATTTTACTCGGATACCTGGGAATGCACCGTTTTTACGAAGGAAAAATATGGACCGGAATTTTGTGGCTTTGCACCGGCGGTCTCTGCGGAGTCGGCATTATCGTTGACGCCATCTTGATCGTCATGAAACCGGAACATTACTAA
- a CDS encoding arginase family protein codes for MMITVQDFTGVYAEQPFMQELRTTAETSKDVRWLDCTKIVGTDCYCDDEAIKEINELIDNAESSSKSECNRIIENRDNSTNAPNIHFFDNGNYHYMSKLWTDRVQEPFTLIVFDHHPDMQPPRFGGILSCGGWVKEVLDNNKFIQSVIIIGVKDELVETVREELSQSGESSILDKVTFIRESELNTLSFQSSLSSFVSRLSSQHSLYISIDKDALSPVYAATNWDQGTLTLDALKDSITALTTGRKILGIDICGERAHDFEGDEHHTVQEADSLNSELNREFVEFLNNL; via the coding sequence ATGATGATTACGGTTCAAGATTTCACGGGCGTTTATGCTGAGCAACCCTTTATGCAAGAACTGCGCACCACCGCAGAAACAAGCAAGGACGTTCGCTGGCTCGACTGCACGAAAATCGTAGGAACCGACTGCTACTGCGACGATGAAGCCATCAAGGAAATCAATGAATTGATTGATAACGCAGAAAGCAGCAGCAAAAGTGAATGCAACCGCATTATCGAGAATCGCGACAATTCCACAAATGCCCCGAACATCCATTTCTTTGACAACGGCAATTATCATTACATGAGCAAGCTCTGGACCGATAGAGTCCAGGAACCATTCACGCTCATCGTATTCGACCATCATCCCGACATGCAACCGCCCCGCTTTGGCGGAATTTTAAGCTGTGGCGGTTGGGTCAAAGAAGTCCTCGATAACAACAAGTTTATTCAAAGCGTCATCATTATCGGAGTCAAGGACGAACTCGTCGAAACCGTCCGCGAAGAGCTTTCGCAATCCGGGGAATCGAGCATTTTAGATAAAGTGACATTCATCCGCGAAAGCGAACTAAACACACTCTCGTTTCAAAGCTCTCTCTCGTCTTTCGTCTCTCGTCTTTCGTCTCAACATTCTCTTTACATTTCCATCGACAAGGACGCCCTATCACCAGTCTATGCTGCCACCAATTGGGATCAAGGCACACTTACGCTTGACGCCCTCAAAGATAGCATCACCGCACTTACCACAGGTCGCAAAATTCTTGGCATCGACATCTGCGGCGAACGCGCCCACGATTTCGAAGGCGACGAGCACCACACCGTTCAAGAGGCTGATTCGCTCAACAGCGAGCTGAATCGCGAATTTGTCGAGTTTTTAAATAATCTTTAA
- a CDS encoding TIGR02171 family lipoprotein: MLKHNTHTFFVEKVLFLVPFLLVLSGCDTFFGEHVWLNAPVEADNSHDGLIVIKASKVKNSSGGTLSYLGTYATTAKASEFPQLRAALNYDFSMGMHEVTCAEFKDIMGTAFDERCNDDGSDLLPVTKVTYYDAVLYANERSKREGYDTAYSYTSTTFDASGNCISMEGLVFQPEAEAYRLPTEAEWLMAADRDWNPSYEWNALNSGFEPKNVCSYPRMHGDFCDMAGNVKEWVSDWFGYFKDTTVTNFVGAPDGGVLGERIIKGGSYRNDPSSIKLYNRGDVYIVTSASKSEYLGFRIAFGKIPDAIWMGHDGKARGSRIIPMASATAVKNNLETYRTKLVFRNDVSGNLAYVDYVNGTLTVTEIVDSLDSYHPDISPDGRFVAFCTGMEGVSGKSEAYIRPLSITKSKPLKIKAKGNVSIPRWHVLENGDTVIVYVSDAGNNKDEAVFKSKSTWQVKYANGRFGTPQKLFDGAYHGGISSDNKLAVTGARLLRARIATSGGTLANGRDTVWYNGEQACNVSLANDGSKRVAFLDFGGKTGIEFVGESYGTHERLLIADSMGRLVKAIASPEGYSFDHAEWALNYASADSDGGFIVATLTNANGAHAKIVLVNVKDGSILDLVEGDELWHPSIWRKKIDIPEKNKLDIDSAGVYLRPYDKWESVIMRYKMELLWKYRDSANVAILGSSRPMFGVSPSQFDKKFFAVNFGQTPNSIYMSRDFLNYYIFKHMKKLKYIVVSLDIDFWNKVDGPDGDNFFLTDAENYPGYIYDRNHDYWEKGYPEGLLELTENAVGSSEENHYMKDKGRYLNAVCHSWRDEPQIEQDSTCFDEHRDLIDDSKNALLTIVKEAAKRDIRVVGLIFPQSPAYAKTGAFGRYGMRRSTAQKLIRELEALNKEYPNFVVMDENKMGDHDYTDLMAVDEDHLCNGGSMILTSRLNDFLLSWEAKK; encoded by the coding sequence ATGCTAAAACATAATACACATACTTTTTTTGTTGAAAAGGTACTTTTTTTAGTGCCGTTTTTGCTTGTACTTTCTGGTTGTGATACTTTTTTCGGAGAGCACGTTTGGCTCAATGCGCCGGTAGAAGCCGATAATTCCCATGATGGCTTAATTGTCATCAAGGCGTCGAAGGTGAAAAATTCAAGTGGCGGAACGCTTTCTTATTTAGGGACATATGCAACTACGGCGAAGGCGAGTGAATTTCCGCAATTGCGCGCTGCCTTGAATTACGATTTTTCGATGGGCATGCATGAGGTCACCTGTGCTGAATTCAAGGACATCATGGGGACCGCTTTTGATGAACGGTGCAATGACGATGGCTCGGACTTGTTGCCTGTCACAAAAGTAACTTATTACGATGCCGTGCTCTACGCCAATGAACGCAGCAAGCGCGAAGGCTATGATACGGCCTACTCGTACACGTCAACGACTTTCGATGCCAGCGGAAATTGTATTTCGATGGAAGGCCTTGTATTTCAGCCGGAAGCTGAAGCTTATCGATTGCCAACGGAGGCAGAATGGCTCATGGCGGCTGATCGTGACTGGAATCCCTCTTATGAATGGAACGCTTTGAATTCAGGATTTGAACCGAAAAACGTTTGCTCGTATCCGCGCATGCACGGCGATTTTTGCGATATGGCTGGAAACGTCAAGGAATGGGTTTCTGACTGGTTTGGCTACTTTAAGGATACAACGGTCACGAATTTCGTCGGTGCTCCGGATGGTGGGGTTCTGGGGGAGCGCATCATTAAAGGCGGCAGTTACCGTAATGACCCGAGTTCCATCAAGCTTTATAACCGTGGCGATGTTTATATTGTGACCTCGGCTTCGAAGTCGGAATATTTGGGTTTCCGCATTGCGTTTGGCAAAATACCAGATGCAATCTGGATGGGACATGATGGAAAAGCGCGCGGCAGCCGAATCATCCCGATGGCAAGCGCTACCGCCGTCAAGAATAACCTCGAGACTTATCGCACAAAGCTAGTCTTTAGAAACGATGTCTCGGGCAACCTCGCGTATGTCGATTACGTGAACGGAACGCTTACAGTCACTGAAATTGTGGATTCTCTGGATTCCTATCATCCTGATATTTCCCCAGATGGGAGGTTCGTTGCTTTTTGTACGGGCATGGAAGGTGTTTCGGGAAAATCTGAAGCGTACATCCGTCCGCTTTCCATAACAAAGTCAAAGCCTTTAAAGATAAAAGCCAAAGGAAATGTTTCGATACCGCGCTGGCATGTGCTTGAAAATGGCGATACTGTAATTGTCTATGTGTCCGATGCCGGGAACAACAAGGATGAAGCCGTTTTCAAGTCTAAGAGCACGTGGCAAGTGAAGTATGCGAATGGCCGTTTTGGAACTCCGCAGAAACTTTTTGATGGCGCATACCATGGCGGTATTTCAAGCGACAATAAACTTGCAGTGACTGGAGCTAGGCTATTGCGAGCTCGAATCGCCACTTCTGGTGGAACACTTGCAAATGGACGAGATACTGTATGGTACAATGGAGAACAGGCATGTAATGTTTCTCTTGCAAATGACGGCTCTAAGCGTGTTGCTTTCCTCGATTTTGGCGGAAAGACGGGTATAGAGTTTGTGGGTGAAAGCTATGGGACGCACGAACGCCTGTTGATTGCCGATAGCATGGGCCGTTTGGTGAAAGCCATTGCGTCTCCTGAAGGCTATAGTTTTGACCATGCGGAGTGGGCGCTGAATTATGCAAGCGCAGATTCCGATGGCGGTTTTATTGTCGCAACGCTTACGAATGCCAATGGCGCACATGCCAAAATTGTCCTTGTGAACGTGAAGGATGGTTCCATCTTGGATTTGGTCGAAGGCGATGAACTATGGCATCCGAGTATTTGGCGTAAAAAGATTGACATTCCTGAGAAAAATAAGCTGGATATTGACAGTGCCGGCGTTTACTTGCGCCCGTATGACAAGTGGGAAAGCGTTATTATGCGCTACAAGATGGAACTCCTTTGGAAGTACCGCGATTCAGCAAATGTGGCAATATTAGGGTCTTCTCGCCCGATGTTTGGCGTGTCGCCATCTCAGTTCGACAAAAAGTTCTTTGCCGTGAATTTTGGACAAACTCCAAATTCCATTTATATGTCCAGGGATTTTTTGAACTACTACATCTTTAAGCACATGAAAAAGCTTAAATACATTGTGGTGTCACTGGATATTGATTTTTGGAATAAAGTAGATGGCCCTGATGGGGATAACTTCTTTTTGACGGATGCTGAAAATTATCCGGGATATATTTATGACCGTAACCATGACTATTGGGAAAAGGGGTACCCGGAGGGGTTGCTCGAATTGACAGAAAACGCTGTTGGCTCGTCAGAAGAAAACCACTACATGAAGGATAAAGGCCGTTACTTGAATGCCGTGTGCCATTCGTGGCGTGACGAACCTCAAATTGAACAAGACAGTACATGTTTTGATGAACATCGCGACTTGATTGACGATAGCAAGAATGCACTTCTCACTATTGTCAAGGAGGCGGCGAAACGCGATATTCGCGTAGTGGGACTCATATTCCCGCAGAGCCCTGCGTATGCAAAGACTGGGGCGTTTGGACGTTATGGCATGCGTCGTAGCACGGCGCAAAAATTGATTCGTGAACTAGAAGCCCTGAACAAGGAATATCCGAATTTTGTTGTTATGGACGAAAATAAAATGGGGGATCATGATTACACCGACTTGATGGCTGTTGACGAAGACCATCTGTGTAACGGGGGAAGCATGATTTTAACTTCTAGACTGAATGACTTTTTATTATCATGGGAGGCAAAAAAATGA
- the rdgB gene encoding RdgB/HAM1 family non-canonical purine NTP pyrophosphatase has protein sequence MKRLFVIATGSAGKIRDFAHILGTDHYEFKTLKDIGFDEDIVEDGNSFAENAIIKSNTTAQWLAKRNIEATVLADDSGLEVFALNGEPGIYSARYCGKHGDDEANNVKLMQKLKGIEDRKARYFCALSYQTVTKNEQGKFVISKPIIFEGECRGEINHAPVGDMGFGYDPLFVPDGETRTFAQMELEEKKVISHRGNAIRALKKALGKQKA, from the coding sequence ATGAAACGTTTATTTGTTATCGCGACCGGTAGTGCCGGAAAAATTAGAGACTTCGCCCATATTTTGGGCACAGACCATTACGAATTCAAGACTTTGAAAGACATCGGTTTTGACGAAGACATCGTTGAAGACGGAAACTCCTTTGCCGAAAACGCCATCATCAAGTCAAATACGACCGCTCAATGGCTCGCCAAGCGCAACATCGAAGCGACCGTTCTCGCCGACGATTCCGGCCTTGAAGTTTTCGCGTTGAACGGCGAACCGGGCATTTACAGCGCCCGCTATTGTGGCAAGCACGGCGATGATGAGGCGAACAACGTCAAGTTGATGCAAAAGCTCAAAGGCATCGAAGACCGCAAGGCCCGTTACTTCTGCGCACTCTCGTACCAGACGGTCACCAAGAACGAACAAGGTAAATTTGTCATCAGCAAGCCGATTATTTTCGAAGGCGAATGTCGCGGTGAAATCAATCACGCACCTGTCGGCGACATGGGCTTTGGCTACGATCCGCTTTTTGTCCCAGATGGCGAAACGAGAACGTTTGCGCAGATGGAACTTGAAGAGAAAAAGGTTATCAGCCATCGCGGAAACGCCATCAGAGCTTTGAAGAAAGCGCTCGGAAAGCAAAAAGCATAA
- a CDS encoding radical SAM/SPASM domain-containing protein — translation MINSVYIEITNVCNLHCSFCPCGTAAGNANVADNEFAASKSSTFASRTFMESKLFETCIAGAQEIGATNVYFHVLGEPTLHPGFAHYVKKLEQTPLKLTLTTNGTTIERFSRQILASPAVRQVNFSTHAYAELSREIAERYLQNVLDFCQIANAERPDLYINLRLWNVGAKEASSWNSYMLKRIHETFGVEVTPGHFCSRHKSFNITGRLYLHEDTRFEWPSIDERTGKALQTRDERIAGTCRALDTHVAILHDGRVVACCLDHSGQITLGHIGEQSLAEILESPLALNIKEGFAQHELRHPFCQTCNFCKRFK, via the coding sequence ATGATTAACAGCGTCTACATCGAAATCACAAATGTCTGCAATCTGCATTGCAGCTTTTGCCCATGCGGAACTGCTGCTGGCAACGCGAATGTCGCAGACAACGAATTTGCAGCAAGCAAGTCTTCGACTTTCGCAAGCCGCACGTTCATGGAATCCAAGCTGTTCGAAACATGCATCGCAGGCGCTCAAGAAATCGGAGCCACCAATGTTTACTTTCACGTTCTCGGCGAACCCACGCTCCACCCCGGCTTCGCCCATTACGTTAAAAAATTAGAACAAACACCATTAAAGCTTACACTCACGACAAACGGAACAACAATCGAGCGCTTTAGTCGCCAGATTCTCGCCTCGCCCGCCGTCCGTCAAGTCAACTTTTCGACACACGCCTACGCCGAACTCTCTCGCGAAATCGCAGAACGTTATTTGCAAAATGTCCTCGACTTTTGCCAAATCGCGAACGCCGAACGCCCCGACCTCTACATCAATTTGCGTTTATGGAACGTCGGCGCCAAAGAAGCCTCCTCGTGGAACAGCTACATGCTTAAGCGCATCCACGAAACATTCGGCGTTGAGGTTACACCCGGACATTTTTGCAGCCGCCACAAGAGTTTCAACATCACAGGGCGACTTTATCTGCACGAAGACACAAGATTTGAATGGCCTAGTATAGACGAGAGAACGGGCAAAGCCCTACAGACGAGAGACGAAAGAATCGCGGGCACATGCCGCGCACTAGACACACACGTAGCGATCCTACACGACGGCCGCGTTGTCGCCTGTTGCCTTGACCACAGCGGACAAATTACGCTCGGCCACATCGGTGAACAAAGCCTTGCTGAAATTTTAGAAAGCCCGCTCGCGCTAAATATAAAAGAAGGGTTCGCGCAGCATGAACTACGCCACCCTTTTTGTCAAACTTGCAATTTTTGCAAACGATTTAAATAA
- a CDS encoding tRNA-dihydrouridine synthase family protein, translating to MLKILFAPLQGYTTGIYRRAHAEIFGGVDAYYAPFLRIENGKPREKDLRDLNSFDGKPREKDLRDLNSFDGNAREGNAREIPQIIANSVEEFKILANALIAKGYTEIDFNMGCPFPMQVNRHRGAGLLSDIQAVQEIMDEIKATPVKFSVKMRLGQDSPDEAFALLPILNEAPLLQITLHPRLGKQQYKGAIDFKSFEKFYEECRHPLVYNGDITSVSQICEMERRYPNLAGVMIGRGLLARPSLAAEYKALSSKDETGSVQSSNRDINCATPQDFLGKLFQMHQIIFDYACKTYQGDSQILSHVQSFWEYLEPSIPKKIFKKIKKAGKLSEYQATIIEITSQSSLKTVILERSDRIHNFSND from the coding sequence ATGCTAAAAATTTTATTTGCGCCGCTACAAGGTTATACGACGGGGATCTACCGCAGAGCCCATGCCGAAATTTTTGGCGGTGTTGATGCCTATTATGCCCCCTTCTTGCGAATTGAGAACGGAAAACCGCGCGAAAAGGATTTGCGGGATTTAAATTCGTTTGATGGGAAACCGCGCGAAAAAGATTTGCGAGATTTAAATTCGTTTGATGGGAATGCACGCGAGGGGAATGCGCGCGAGATTCCGCAGATTATCGCGAACAGCGTCGAAGAATTTAAAATCCTAGCAAACGCGCTAATCGCCAAAGGCTACACGGAAATCGACTTCAACATGGGATGCCCTTTCCCAATGCAAGTCAACCGTCATCGCGGCGCCGGGCTTTTAAGCGACATTCAAGCCGTCCAAGAAATCATGGACGAAATCAAAGCCACACCGGTAAAATTTTCCGTCAAGATGCGCCTTGGGCAAGACTCCCCCGATGAGGCCTTCGCACTCCTCCCAATTTTAAACGAAGCGCCGCTCTTGCAAATCACACTCCACCCCAGACTCGGCAAGCAACAGTACAAAGGCGCAATTGATTTCAAGTCATTTGAAAAGTTTTATGAGGAATGTCGCCATCCGCTCGTTTATAACGGCGACATCACAAGCGTTTCGCAAATCTGTGAAATGGAACGACGCTACCCGAATCTTGCCGGCGTGATGATTGGACGCGGACTGCTCGCACGCCCAAGCCTCGCCGCGGAATACAAGGCGTTGAGCAGCAAGGACGAAACAGGATCCGTGCAATCGAGCAACCGCGATATAAACTGCGCCACCCCGCAAGATTTTCTCGGCAAGCTTTTCCAGATGCACCAGATCATATTCGACTACGCTTGCAAAACGTATCAAGGCGACAGCCAGATTCTCTCGCACGTACAAAGCTTTTGGGAATATCTCGAACCAAGCATTCCCAAAAAGATTTTCAAGAAAATCAAGAAAGCCGGCAAGCTCAGCGAATACCAAGCTACTATCATCGAGATAACATCGCAGTCTTCCTTGAAAACCGTCATCCTGGAGCGTAGCGATAGGATCCATAATTTTTCCAATGATTAA
- a CDS encoding transglutaminase family protein: MSYREMACVFEERAPGCLDSVSDWHAGLAYFDSSVAATHDTLQSLKKLLWQFWNIEFAGAGEAAVAKESVLPLRVLANKKSGCMGLSWLALMVAESRGLPLDAILLPGHVFLRYGGDENAVNLEPNRHGFSYTDEEYLDKYRNGNWTGLEFKPLEMRQFIGLAAFDIGNLYLENDIPHALTWYRMAEEFFPEYPGIDVNQTIAKNRLPNSI, translated from the coding sequence ATGAGCTATCGCGAAATGGCGTGCGTATTTGAAGAACGTGCGCCGGGCTGCCTTGATTCTGTTAGCGATTGGCATGCAGGACTTGCTTATTTCGATAGTAGTGTCGCTGCGACTCACGATACTTTGCAATCCCTAAAAAAACTGCTTTGGCAATTTTGGAATATTGAATTTGCCGGGGCGGGCGAGGCGGCGGTAGCAAAAGAATCGGTACTCCCGCTTCGCGTTCTTGCAAACAAGAAATCTGGTTGCATGGGTCTTTCGTGGCTTGCGCTCATGGTGGCGGAATCGCGTGGATTGCCTCTCGACGCCATACTCCTCCCGGGGCATGTCTTTTTGCGCTATGGGGGCGACGAAAATGCTGTGAACTTGGAACCGAACCGTCACGGCTTTTCCTATACCGATGAAGAATATCTCGATAAATACAGGAACGGCAATTGGACTGGCCTTGAATTTAAGCCTTTAGAAATGCGGCAGTTTATTGGCCTTGCTGCTTTTGATATCGGTAACTTGTACCTTGAAAACGACATTCCGCATGCGCTCACGTGGTACCGTATGGCCGAAGAATTTTTCCCAGAATATCCGGGAATTGATGTTAATCAAACCATTGCCAAAAATAGATTGCCAAATTCTATATGA
- a CDS encoding alginate O-acetyltransferase AlgX-related protein, producing the protein MKKLSLSLLSLAGLSAGMFLAASCAAPSANSKAEPVAESVAPVIHVPVYVAPVTVFEMRVLDKDKQVRVVEKPTLAALDFAAYFANPIRMAGMDEKPENYTGKMANAKLEEFPFPMLDSISDYEPAAVAGVAPIAWEPFAKILYAQTGDDALAKALNEIEAVKWDEPEVFRAFQTVSRLWGVPGTGENQGKIEWWAEVMPAIWTGRTPFYGKLKVVSGGESLEVLNYYMTAEMNSEEAMNWARTLSSYWYPTLNTDLEQHTPGAIWENSSANRPFAVMRGNPMGSPMWVAFEVPAFRLTDEQLRAAAVADSLAAAGEVVPVNRTLDTSSYARLETLVAMENSCPATPATKKFREALKKKLAKLPKEQNAWADNGMLWFRRNANYLVADKISGQDSLHNPLPRMIELKQYLDSMNIQLLVVPVPVKEEIYADKLVKGTPADLCVNVNGREFIREMLAAGIDVLDLYPSLMAARSGDDAPHYSYQRYDTHWALPGMLAAMEQLASRVTQYSWYADANPQPGSLVMKDTVVLREGDLVAHLPDKEKSKYAADTLAGMKIYKGDKAYKGGKNAPILLMGDSFTGVFESVDQKSGGPGSLLAYATGLDVQVLTSWGGGPGVRARLKKMKKDMLSKRLVIYMMTARDYWQSPMEWDGL; encoded by the coding sequence ATGAAAAAATTATCTCTTTCCTTATTGAGTCTCGCAGGGCTTTCTGCGGGTATGTTCCTTGCAGCATCCTGTGCTGCTCCCTCGGCAAATTCCAAAGCGGAGCCTGTGGCCGAATCCGTTGCTCCGGTGATTCACGTCCCGGTTTATGTCGCTCCTGTGACAGTCTTTGAAATGCGCGTGCTCGACAAGGACAAGCAAGTCCGTGTCGTCGAAAAGCCAACTCTTGCGGCGCTTGATTTTGCGGCGTACTTTGCAAACCCGATCCGCATGGCGGGCATGGATGAAAAGCCTGAAAATTACACGGGCAAGATGGCTAATGCAAAGCTTGAGGAATTCCCGTTCCCGATGCTCGACTCGATTTCGGATTACGAGCCTGCCGCGGTTGCTGGTGTAGCTCCGATTGCGTGGGAACCGTTTGCAAAGATTCTCTATGCGCAGACTGGCGATGATGCGCTTGCGAAAGCTTTGAACGAAATTGAAGCGGTCAAGTGGGATGAACCCGAAGTGTTCCGCGCTTTCCAGACGGTAAGCCGTTTGTGGGGCGTGCCTGGAACGGGCGAAAATCAGGGAAAGATTGAATGGTGGGCCGAAGTGATGCCTGCTATTTGGACCGGTCGTACTCCGTTCTACGGTAAGCTTAAGGTTGTTTCGGGTGGTGAATCTCTCGAAGTCTTGAACTACTACATGACGGCCGAGATGAACAGTGAAGAGGCGATGAACTGGGCTCGTACGCTTTCGTCTTACTGGTACCCGACTTTGAATACGGATTTGGAACAACATACACCAGGTGCCATTTGGGAAAACTCAAGTGCTAATCGCCCGTTTGCGGTGATGCGTGGAAACCCGATGGGGAGTCCCATGTGGGTTGCCTTTGAAGTGCCTGCGTTCCGTTTGACGGATGAACAGTTGCGTGCCGCAGCTGTGGCTGATTCTTTGGCTGCTGCAGGCGAAGTTGTGCCGGTGAACCGCACGCTCGATACGAGTTCTTATGCCCGCTTGGAAACTCTTGTCGCTATGGAAAATAGCTGCCCTGCAACGCCTGCGACAAAGAAGTTCCGCGAAGCTTTGAAGAAGAAACTGGCGAAGCTCCCGAAGGAACAGAATGCTTGGGCGGATAACGGAATGCTTTGGTTCCGCCGCAATGCAAACTACCTCGTTGCAGATAAAATTAGCGGTCAGGATAGCCTCCACAATCCGCTCCCGAGAATGATTGAACTCAAGCAGTACCTGGATTCCATGAATATACAGCTTCTCGTGGTCCCGGTGCCTGTGAAAGAAGAAATCTATGCAGACAAGCTTGTAAAGGGTACACCTGCGGACTTGTGCGTGAATGTCAACGGCCGTGAATTTATCCGTGAAATGCTCGCTGCCGGGATTGACGTGCTAGACCTTTACCCGTCTTTGATGGCGGCCCGCAGTGGCGATGACGCTCCGCATTACAGCTACCAGCGCTACGATACGCACTGGGCATTACCGGGCATGCTTGCCGCAATGGAACAGCTTGCTTCTCGCGTGACGCAGTACAGCTGGTATGCCGATGCAAACCCGCAACCGGGTAGCCTTGTGATGAAGGATACGGTTGTACTCCGCGAAGGGGACTTGGTCGCTCATTTACCGGATAAGGAAAAGTCCAAGTATGCCGCCGATACTCTTGCAGGCATGAAAATCTACAAGGGCGACAAGGCTTACAAGGGTGGCAAAAATGCTCCAATCCTCTTGATGGGCGACTCGTTCACGGGGGTGTTCGAATCCGTGGACCAAAAGAGCGGTGGCCCGGGTTCCTTGCTTGCTTATGCGACGGGGCTCGACGTTCAGGTGCTTACGAGCTGGGGCGGAGGCCCTGGCGTTCGCGCTCGCCTCAAGAAGATGAAAAAGGACATGCTGAGCAAGCGTCTCGTGATTTACATGATGACGGCTCGCGACTACTGGCAAAGTCCGATGGAATGGGACGGTTTATAA